The Blattabacterium sp. (Blatta orientalis) str. Tarazona genome contains the following window.
AGGATGCTTCTGTTATTATTTTTTTTTTTTGGATTCAAAAAAAATTTTAGATGAATGGGTAAATAAGTTTTTTTATGATCTTTTAGATTCGATATCATATATATTTCTTTTGAAGAATTTTGATTTTTTACCAAAATCCAATGATTTCTATTTTTGATAATTCGATATTTTTTTGAGAATAATTGTTTTCCAGATTGTGCATAAAGAAGGTTTTTTAAATCTTCTATATTAGAAAATCCATATGGAAAAAATAATTTGAATAAATAAAAAGACAATGGTTGTAATTCCTTAATTTTTTTGCATTCAATTTTCCAAAAAAATGGATTCTCTTTTTTTTCCATAGTAATCTCTTTATTAATTTTTGTTACCTCACTTTCTATAACTAAATTTTCCTGATGAAGATATTTTATACTTTTTTTAAATCCTTTGTAGAAAGAATCTGAAAAAGTAGATGTGATTAGACGTATTTTATTTCTTAAATATTTCTTTTCTTGATTACTGTGATCTAACCTCCAATTAACTTTTTTCATTTTAGCATAGTGTAAAATTTCTTCTTTAGTAAAACTAGAAAGAGGACGAATAAATTTTCTATTTTCTATAGGAATCCCTAATAACCCTTTTAGTCCAGTTCCTCTCATTATATTGATAAAAAAAGTTTCTACTGAATCATTTAAATGATGTCCTAATGCCATATGATCATAGGAATGTTTCTCTAATAAATCCTCAAACCAATCATATCTAAGTTTTCTAGCTGCCATTTGTATAGAAAACTTATTTCTTTTCGAAAAATCAAAAGTGTTAAATCTTTTTACGTGACATAAAATATGTTTTTTTACACAAAAATTTTTCACAAAATTTTCGTCCTCATTAGATTCTTTATCTCTAAGAGTAAAATTGCAATGAGCTACTCCTAATGTAAGGTTAGGGACAAGAAGTAATAAATTTAAAAGAACCATGCTATCTAATCCACCACTTACAGCTACACAAATTTTTTTCTTTTCTACTAAGGAAAAAGATTTTATAATTTTCTCTAAAAAAAAATGATCATATGAGAAATTCTTCATAATTCTATTAAATGTTTTACAATTTCTTCAACTATTTTGTATTCAGATTTTCCATGGACCTCTATTTTTTTATAAGATTTCTCGTAAAAAAAGATTCTTTTGGATAAATGCTGAATGATAAATTGAAATAATTCATTCTTAGATAAATGAGCTATTAAAGGTCTAGTTGCTTTTTCTTTATATAATCTTTTAAATAAAATATAACTCTGGGTTTTCAGATAAAAAGTTTTTGAAAATTTATTTAATAAATCCATATTATTATAA
Protein-coding sequences here:
- the tilS gene encoding tRNA lysidine(34) synthetase TilS, which translates into the protein MKNFSYDHFFLEKIIKSFSLVEKKKICVAVSGGLDSMVLLNLLLLVPNLTLGVAHCNFTLRDKESNEDENFVKNFCVKKHILCHVKRFNTFDFSKRNKFSIQMAARKLRYDWFEDLLEKHSYDHMALGHHLNDSVETFFINIMRGTGLKGLLGIPIENRKFIRPLSSFTKEEILHYAKMKKVNWRLDHSNQEKKYLRNKIRLITSTFSDSFYKGFKKSIKYLHQENLVIESEVTKINKEITMEKKENPFFWKIECKKIKELQPLSFYLFKLFFPYGFSNIEDLKNLLYAQSGKQLFSKKYRIIKNRNHWILVKNQNSSKEIYMISNLKDHKKTYLPIHLKFFLNPKKKNNNRSILHRFR
- a CDS encoding shikimate kinase; amino-acid sequence: MKITLIGYMGSGKTSIGKILSRELKLDFYDLDAILVKDQKDSIYNIFQKKGENNFREIEHLMVKKFLKTHQKYILSVGGGTPCYYNNMDLLNKFSKTFYLKTQSYILFKRLYKEKATRPLIAHLSKNELFQFIIQHLSKRIFFYEKSYKKIEVHGKSEYKIVEEIVKHLIEL